A single Anopheles arabiensis isolate DONGOLA chromosome 2, AaraD3, whole genome shotgun sequence DNA region contains:
- the LOC120902941 gene encoding cytochrome P450 9b2-like yields MNQEDLYWFTFILVTLLGFFTYKLLTRHRSYFRLLRVPFERPHFLYGNLDDVLSGKLTTMEKLEQFYRKFSNHGLFGFFNYMTPALYVRDPALIRQLLQPNMSHFESHGYFLDEEKDRFLGCQLHLVKGAEKTTKMASFLSPIFRTPKVPCSMDVTTRRCCAALVDFIASRVELELELKAIFVKHTLNLFAGIAFGKELNTFEDDTDRFCAVASGMAYGTNPVQVIKTMAFYLMPGFMRTVGVQFTDREEMDYLVKQYHTGASAPNLHSVARYLRQANGKMKPSEQLTDEQLSAQCAMFFTKGFEPTLNLLSFAVYELAQNPDVQRKLYEEMHHNGLTTGSATGVPPFESIRTLPYLEAIVLETLRKWPSHPLLVRECTKPFTIPATENGDRAAIPLKVGDKLYVSVWALHRSGDYFPEPERFSPERFVGKDVINAAQPSTFIPFGIGRGCLGQEFVKLMVKATLVALLQRFKLQPGERTPEPLQLIESASSLEARDGFWIRLEPRL; encoded by the exons ATGAATCAGGAAGATCTGTACTGGTTTACTTTCATCCTTGTAACGCTGCTCGGATTCTTCACCTACAAGCTGCTGACCCGCCATCGCTCGTACTTCCGACTGTTGCGCGTTCCGTTCGAAAGACCACACTTCCTGTACGGCAACCTGGACGATGTGCTTAGCGGCAAGCTAACGACGATGGAGAAGCTGGAGCAGTTCTATCGCAAGTTTTCTAACCATGG ATTGTTCGGTTTCTTCAACTACATGACGCCGGCATTGTATGTGCGCGATCCGGCCCTAATACGtcagctgctgcagccgaACATGAGTCATTTTGAAAGCCATGGCTACTTTCTGGACGAAGAGAAGGATCGCTTCCTCGGCTGCCAGCTGCATCTCGTCAAGGGTGCGGAAAAGACCACCAAGATGGCCTCCTTTCTTTCGCCCATTTTCCGCACCCCGAAAGTTCCCTGCTCGATGGATGTGACCACGCGAAGGTGTTGCGCAGCGTTGGTCGATTTCATTGCGTCACGTGTGGAGCTTGAGCTGGAATTGAAGGCCATTTTCGTGAAGCACACGCTCAACCTGTTTGCCGGTATCGCTTTCGGCAAGGAGCTCAACACATTCGAGGACGACACGGATCGGTTCTGTGCCGTGGCGAGCGGAATGGCGTACGGGACGAATCCGGTGCAGGTGATCAAAACGATGGCATTCTACCTGATGCCCGGGTTTATGCGCACCGTGGGCGTACAGTTTACCGACCGAGAGGAGATGGATTATCTAGTTAAACAATACCATACGGGAGCTTCGGCACCCAACCTCCATTCCGTGGCGCGCTATCTTCGTCAGGCGAATGGAAAGATGAAACCATCCGAGCAGCTAACCGACGAACAGCTTTCCGCGCAGTGTGCCATGTTTTTCACCAAGGGATTCGAACCGACACTGAACCTGCTGTCCTTTGCTGTCTACGAGCTGGCCCAAAACCCGGACGTCCAGCGGAAGCTGTACGAGGAAATGCACCACAATGGGCTGACCACCGGAAGCGCCACCGGTGTGCCACCGTTTGAAAGCATCCGTACGCTTCCCTACCTCGAAGCGATCGTGCTGGAAACGCTGCGCAAGTGGCCGTCCCATCCACTGCTGGTTCGAGAATGCACCAAACCATTCACCATTCCGGCGACCGAGAATGGGGACCGGGCGGCGATTCCGCTAAAGGTGGGTGATAAGCTTTACGTGTCGGTTTGGGCACTGCATCGAAGCGGCGATTACTTCCCCGAGCCGGAACGCTTCAGCCCGGAGCGGTTCGTGGGGAAGGACGTAATCAATGCTGCCCAGCCGAGCACGTTCATTCCGTTCGGCATTGGGCGCGGCTGCCTGGGCCAGGAGTTTGTGAAGCTGATGGTAAAGGCGACACTGGTGGCACTGCTGCAACGGTTCAAGCTACAGCCCGGAGAGCGTACGCCGGAACCGCTGCAACTGATCGAGTCTGCCTCGTCGCTGGAAGCACGCGATGGTTTCTGGATACGGCTGGAGCCGCGACTGTAA
- the LOC120902923 gene encoding uncharacterized protein LOC120902923, whose translation MADAKRSTITMNNSSSGGGSGSSSSNSGSTSKSRKSKTDLIRSIVGSYLKARNYSVTDRYRKSDLILTQSTEQIVMNTAIKNDTSMVNSFLYSNICLNTNLTQVDQHFAKFAKFVRNQPDPIRSELNEIIPPLLCHLYIEMLKGRDWRPAAEFLRKHAPLVGKVEPSAGPPGSSPLLLLNQQKINGTIDSAPLGAEMGPFGPAAAAVHSSAIVFGPGRSTDSTRVETYRRLIQKLSQITRFQDCESEPLFVQFRSCQTQLRLRSASIAAMRQYLAKYGHSLILQTLRTWFCFDTADDKNFVDFRPDMTSAVVQAGSIERSAPRSSSSNGQLNGTSVPMEVDEGATPAQLRPAVEPEYDFTEHTERENERYLLLNGFNARYLRYKLLDAENGVPANDRLGGTTLLGEDDDEDEYDSCMKDTQAAESGIAEQQQQQQQQDGSVTGGVEMDGMFPRMSSQERLRRLKESAERLSVYQRPLCVYSLENVGHQLTSVAIDPGCCHVASGFEDSTIMLWSTNRSTQMGRKPYASWRDRQCCWNVTSCDSRFSESDESDDEYGDDGADGAGRGDDHRPEHRIAGEDRHRDGTSLLEDGIDSMFDLKTRKDIERMNKLLPPHKRRLTKRERWKQFLDHRCLENTFSETGGLCLRGHGNAVTDLLFSDHSPLLVSVARDCTMRAWTGSDYTCRAIYRGHNHPIWCVAESPTGLYLATGSRDTTARLWSTDRRFPLQMYVGHTQDVDAVAFHPNGNYLATGSTDLSVRLWCVTSGKLLRIFTDCRQPVQRICFSPDGKYLAAGGEENRVRIFDLTAGSQLTELKDHTAAITCITWSTDSTHFVSSCADGTIRIWDAKRMLLPSSSSSSPSSGGSSTTTSTSSSSSSSTSVLMGQTPLASTTGRSNNAATLNNGTSNPKMNITANNPQQVAAAAAAFGAAGGGRSGTGHHQGDTAAASGLPPVAGTGAASSNNLLLAYSTGCRRIYRLHYNKLSGGLACLGSS comes from the exons ATGGCTGATGCGAAAAGATCAACAATAACGatgaacaacagcagcagcggcggcggtagcggcagcagcagtagcaacagtgGAAGCACCAGCAAATCTCGCAAATCTAAAACCGATCTGATACGCAGCATCGTCGGGTCCTATCTGAAAGCGCGCAACTACAGT GTTACCGATCGTTACCGCAAGTCGGATCTCATTCTCACGCAATCAACCGAGCAAATCGTGATGAACACTGCCATCAAAAACGACACATCGATGGTGAACAGTTTTCTGTACTCCAACATCTGCCTAAACACAAACCTAACGCAAGTTGATCAACATTTTGCCAA ATTCGCAAAGTTTGTACGAAACCAGCCGGACCCGATTCGCTCGGAGCTGAATGAGATTATCCCACCGCTGCTCTGCCATCTGTACATCGAGATGTTGAAGGGACGCGACTGGCGGCCGGCAGCCGAGTTCCTGCGCAAGCATGCACCGCTGGTGGGCAAAGTGGAACCGTCCGCCGGGCCGCCCGGTTCGTCGCCATTGCTCCTGCTGAATCAGCAGAAAATAAACGGCACCATCGACAGTGCACCGCTAGGAGCGGAGATGGGTCCGTTCGGGCCCGCCGCAGCAGCTGTCCACAGTTCCGCCATCGTTTTCGGGCCGGGGCGGTCGACCGACTCGACACGCGTAGAAACGTACCGAAGGTTGATCCAGAAGCTCTCGCAAATCACCCGGTTTCAGGACTGCGAAAGCGAGCCCCTGTTCGTGCAGTTTCGTTCCTGCCAGACGCAGCTACGGCTCCGTTCCGCGTCCATCGCTGCCATGCGCCAGTATTTGGCGAAATACGGCCACTCTCTCATTCTGCAGACGTTGCGCACCTGGTTCTGCTTCGACACGGCGGATGACAAGAACTTTGTGGACTTCCGGCCCGACATGACGAGTGCCGTCGTACAGGCGGGCTCGATCGAGCGGTCGGCGCCCCGTTCCAGCTCCTCCAATGGTCAGCTGAACGGCACCAGCGTACCGATGGAGGTGGACGAGGGTGCGACACCTGCCCAGCTGCGTCCAGCCGTGGAGCCGGAGTACGATTTTACTGAGCATACGGAGCGTGAAAATGAACGCTACCTATTGCTGAATGGTTTTAATGCACGTTACTTGCGCTACAAACTGCTCGACGCAGAAAACGGAGTGCCCGCCAATGATCGCCTCGGCGGCACGACACTGCTCGGCgaggacgacgatgaggaTGAGTACGACAGCTGTATGAAAGACACACAGGCGGCGGAGAGCGGGATtgcggaacagcagcagcagcagcagcagcaagatggCTCGGTCACCGGTGGCGTTGAGATGGACGGAATGTTCCCGCGAATGAGCAGCCAGGAACGGTTGCGACGGTTAAAGGAAAGTGCGGAAAGGCTGTCCGTCTACCAGCGACCGCTGTGCGTGTACAGCCTGGAGAACGTGGGCCATCAGCTGACGAGCGTGGCGATCGATCCCGGCTGCTGCCATGTGGCGAGCGGCTTCGAAGACTCCACCATTATGCTCTGGTCCACCAACCGCAGCACCCAGATGGGCCGGAAACCGTACGCTAGCTGGCGCGACCGGCAGTGCTGCTGGAATGTGACTTCCTGTGATAGTAGGTTTAGTGAATCGGATGAATCCGACGACGAGTACGGGGACGATGGTGCCGATGGTGCGGGCAGGGGCGATGACCACCGTCCGGAGCACAGGATAGCGGGAGAGGATAGACACCGGGACGGGACGTCGCTGCTGGAAGACGGCATCGACAGTATGTTCGATCTGAAGACGCGCAAGGACATCGAGCGTATGAATAAGCTGCTGCCACCGCACAAACGCCGGCTCACGAAACGGGAACGATGGAAGCAATTTCTCGACCACCGTTGCTTAGAAAACACATT CTCGGAAACCGGTGGATTGTGTTTGCGCGGGCACGGCAACGCGGTGACGGATCTGCTGTTCTCCGACCACAGCCCACTGCTGGTAAGCGTGGCGCGGGACTGCACCATGCGCGCCTGGACGGGCAGCGATTACACGTGCCGGGCGATATACCGCGGCCACAACCATCCGATCTGGTGTGTGGCGGAAAGTCCCACCGGGCTGTACCTGGCGACCGGGTCGCGCGACACGACGGCCCGCCTGTGGTCTACCGATCGGCGCTTCCCGCTGCAGATGTACGTCGGCCACACGCAGGACGTCGACGCGGTGGCATTCCACCCGAACGGGAACTATCTGGCCACCGGTTCGACCGACCTGTCCGTGCGGCTGTGGTGCGTCACCAGCGGGAAGCTGCTCCGCATCTTTACCGACTGTCGGCAACCGGTGCAGCGGATATGCTTCAGTCCCGATGGGAAATATCTAGCGGCCGGAG gGGAAGAGAATCGTGTGCGCATCTTCGATCTGACTGCCGGTTCGCAGCTAACCGAGCTGAAGGATCACACAGCGGCCATTACTTGCATCACGTGGAGCACCGACAGTACGCATTTCGTTTCCTCGTGCGCGGACGGAACGATACGGATCTGGGATGCTAAGCGGATGTTGCTtccgtcctcctcctcgtcgtccccTTCGTCGGGTGGTTCTTCCACTACCacttccaccagcagcagcagcagcagcagcacgtcaGTGTTGATGGGCCAAACGCCACTAGCGTCCACGACTGGACGGAGCAACAATGCCGCCACGCTTAACAATGGCACCTCCAATCCAAAGATGAACATCACAGCCAACAACCCACAGCaggtggcggcagcggcagcagcgttCGGTGCTGCTGGAGGTGGTAGAAGTGGTACAGGACATCATCAGGGCGATACGGCAGCAGCTTCCGGGCTGCCGCCAGTGGCGGGCACGGGGGCCGCCAGTAGCAATAATCTCCTGCTCGCATACTCAACTGGTTGTCGGCGAATTTATCGACTGCACTACAATAAGCTTAGCGGTGGATTAGCGTGTTTAGGTAGTAGTTAA
- the LOC120902931 gene encoding uncharacterized protein LOC120902931, with the protein MDGGYPGALQQGGRPTAAAAAAPTTATVATAMSDRFVQYLQPNLPQSAPTSMVVQQHRHFQHQCRICGVSEGLRRCSRCQIAYYCSVDHQRVDWKVHKLECRSIHQPQQPFGIVCPSAGQQQPTPGQPGNVVMPTAGTATVPMSEGSFCVRAEMLGPNGSTNTTTIGGGFVPQAPNVNIASQPSLPQTQAGQNVVTAAAAATVIAPSATTPPAQTIASTVVGPAFGGGRGLLLPAAATSAATCARTQQSTIASDGSDSGDEFLNELAVSKLFPIDALASAEELADLDQLDVDHILNENNFLNNINNLNVFDGTEQQPEPLIQPEFAATDNVNQNFSGGGDAFLNNNNNFVNSSVLLVGTGGGGQGHEQLGNRYGQETAATMQLAQSGSVMLLQQPQHPPQQKQNHLEQQRTAKAQQQQQQQQLAALFRQASGAVDGSPVLAKVDVTNSDAASALLLGGKQDNRKGRTVQANGAPGANVTLGIPTGVSGPVSAGVLEPCPFDFDSDSLDEACRSLIRDMNEYGVCVLDNFLGQERGQQVLDEVTGMYSSGVFRDGQLVSNRGANNLRHIRGDKITWIGGKEPGCSSIGYLINCVDAVITNCKRMENNGKLGRYNIKERTKAMVACYPGSGSHYVKHVDNPNRDGRCITAIYYLNLDWDVRKSGGLLRIFPEGCNDRVADIEPIFDRILFFWSDRRNPHEVQPAHRTRYAITLWYLDAEERESARLRYQRDCENRFNSKA; encoded by the exons ATGGATGGTGGATATCCGGGTGCGTTGCAGCAGGGCGGCAGgccaacggcagcagcagcagcagcaccgacgACTGCGACGGTCGCAACTGCGATGAGCGATCGCTTCGTGCAATATTTGCAGCCCAACCTGCCGCAAAGCGCTCCGACGAGCATGGTCGTACAGCAGCATCGCCACTTTCAGCACCAGTGCCGGATATGTGGGGTGAGCGAGGGGCTGCGGCGGTGCAGCCGCTGCCAGATTGCGTACTACTGCTCCGTCGACCATCAGCGGGTCGACTGGAAGGTGCACAAGCTGGAGTGCCGTTCGATCCATCAGCCCCAGCAACCGTTCGGGATAGTGTGCCCCAGTGCTGGCCAGCAGCAACCGACGCCAGGCCAGCCCGGGAATGTTGTAATGCCAACCGCAGGCACCGCCACCGTGCCGATGAGTGAGGGCAGCTTTTGTGTACGTGCAGAAATGCTAGGTCCGAACGGCAGCACCAATACCACCACGATCGGCGGTGGATTCGTGCCACAAGCGCCGAATGTAAACATCGCCTCGCAACCTTCACTACCACAGACACAGGCTGGCCAGAATGtggtgactgctgctgctgctgccactgttaTCGCACCCTCCGCCACTACCCCGCCAGCGCAAACAATAGCATCAACCGTCGTTGGCCCTGCGTTCGGCGGAGGGAGGGGTCTGTTGTTGCCTGCCGCGGCAACATCGGCAGCGACGTGCGCGCGTACGCAGCAGTCGACGATTGCGTCCGATGGCAGCGACAGTGGCGACGAGTTTCTGAACGAGCTCGCAGTTTCCAAGCTATTCCCGATCGATGCACTCGCGTCCGCGGAGGAGCTCGCCGATCTCGACCAGCTCGATGTGGACCACATACTGAACGAGAACAATTTtctcaacaacatcaacaatctGAACGTGTTTGACGGTACCGAGCAGCAGCCAGAACCATTGATTCAGCCCGAGTTTGCGGCCACAGACAACGTGAATCAGAACTTTAGTGGCGGTGGGGACGCGTTCCtgaacaacaataacaattttgTGAACAGTTCCGTGTTACTAGTGGGTACTGGCGGTGGTGGGCAGGGCCACGAACAGTTAGGCAACCGATACGGTCaagaaacagcagcaacgaTGCAGCTAGCACAGTCGGGTAGTGTGATGTTGCTACAGCAACCGCAGCATCCGCCACAGCAGAAACAGAACCATCTTGAACAGCAACGCACAGCGaaggcacagcagcagcagcagcaacaacagttgGCCGCGTTGTTCCGACAAGCCAGTGGTGCGGTGGACGGTAGCCCGGTTCTAGCGAAAGTGGATGTGACGAACAGTGATGCAGCTAGTGCGCTGCTATTGGGCGGCAAGCAGGACAATCGAAAGGGACGGACCGTGCAGGCGAACGGGGCACCGGGAGCAAATGTAACGCTGGGCATACCGACGGGTGTGAGCGGGCCAGTGAGTGCGGGCGTACTAGAGCCTTGTCCGTTCGATTTCGACAGTGATAGTTTGGACGAAGCGTGCCGGAGCTTGATCCGGGATATGAACGAGTACGGTGTCTGTGTGCTGGACAATTTCCTTGGCCAGGAGCGGGGCCAGCAAGTGCTGGACGAGGTGACCGGAATGTATTCGTCTGGAGTGTTTCGG gACGGCCAGCTAGTGTCGAACCGAGGCGCTAACAATTTACGCCATATACGAGGAGACAAAATCACGTGGATAGGCGGCAAGGAACCGGGATGCAGCAGTATCGGCTACCTTATCAATTGT GTGGATGCAGTGATTACCAACTGCAAACGGATGGAGAACAACGGCAAACTCGGCCGGTACAACATCAAAGAGCGAACAAAG GCCATGGTAGCATGTTATCCTGGTTCCGGTTCGCACTACGTGAAGCACGTCGACAATCCCAACCGTGACGGGCGCTGCATTACCGCCATCTACTATCTCAATCTCGACTGGGACGTGCGGAAAAGTGGCGGTCTGTTAAG gaTTTTCCCCGAGGGATGCAACGATCGGGTGGCTGACATCGAGCCCATCTTTGATCGCATTCTGTTCTTCTGGTCCGACCGGCGGAACCCGCACGAGGTGCAGCCGGCCCACCGCACCCGGTACGCCATCACGCTCTGGTATCTCGATGCGGAGGAGCGCGAGTCGGCCCGGTTGCGCTACCAGCGGGACTGCGAGAATCGCTTTAACAGCAAGGCCTAG